From a single Bryobacter aggregatus MPL3 genomic region:
- a CDS encoding CHAT domain-containing protein, which translates to MPNSASLLKLLLLVCLSARISRTDPNQNLAQTAFPGSLQMSQLRAQAYEFVRNQEFTKAIRSYQKARDLALQQDWQELAIQFLNNIAGCYYSLYAYQDAIRSYRQSFLEARKISNLQLETLAALNMASLYLAIGETKNAADILNEYPLDGSTVAANSRLEVFLIQASVFTKLNNTEAADAAFARAMREAELDPPSAPIPVSHRNADRWSEGPRELRRAWVYAVIGECLNWRGDSHRAEPYILEAFRLRSTYREGSSFRSILQLAMVHRERRDFQAALRLLSVSRHVDPPNRTVMHDFLLDREVARVHLAAGNFEAAFPYLRSALSQARRWRLSVLPTDSAFLNFEAHLNTEIYRSFLDTLCAGKIALNQKSLAEESFWVAEEARFASMRAAQLPAAAFAARMPGGYWAKFAELQKLQTAAIRGDKNASAALGQTERALNRIEMESGLSIPQSSSQGTPAIADWKRNLPADEVVFSYYLAEPFSLAWVADSRGIHVRRIAGRAQLAKIIEQFRAEILNSSQIGTNNTALELTRQLFGDYLYSHHTIQYWTMVVDQELAALPIAALPSGMPRSRFLVEDHTLRIVPSAIALQKPAASPWRRQAVGIADAVYNRADTRLASHQQKPADLLELSRLPASARELQKSMTVMQSNQWATQSWMGTDATGQRLRNALLESPDIIHLSTHFVSDTAHPQLLSIALTPSAGRHSLFSSLDLNGLRTNTKLMVLSGCSSSSGAAVSGIAINGLARACLISGASTVLATLWPTVDSDGPIFPVFYGHLLQKSWNQRSAAESLRAAQLEMIRRGGWSSRPAYWAAYLAISKG; encoded by the coding sequence ATGCCGAACTCCGCTTCGCTCCTCAAACTCCTGCTTCTGGTCTGTCTTTCCGCCCGCATTTCACGCACAGATCCGAATCAAAATTTGGCGCAGACAGCATTTCCAGGCTCTTTGCAAATGTCACAACTGCGCGCCCAAGCGTATGAATTTGTACGGAATCAAGAGTTTACAAAGGCGATTCGAAGCTATCAAAAGGCCAGAGACCTGGCCTTGCAGCAGGACTGGCAAGAGCTGGCCATCCAGTTTCTAAATAACATTGCTGGCTGTTACTACTCTCTATATGCCTACCAGGATGCGATCCGTTCCTATCGCCAATCCTTTTTAGAAGCACGCAAGATTAGCAACCTTCAACTGGAAACTCTTGCTGCATTAAACATGGCAAGCCTGTATCTTGCCATTGGAGAAACCAAGAACGCAGCTGATATTCTGAATGAATATCCATTGGATGGCTCTACAGTAGCAGCGAATTCCCGCCTCGAAGTCTTTCTCATTCAGGCCAGTGTTTTTACAAAACTCAACAATACCGAAGCCGCTGATGCTGCTTTTGCGCGTGCCATGCGGGAGGCCGAACTCGATCCGCCGTCCGCCCCGATCCCGGTTTCCCACCGCAACGCCGATCGCTGGTCCGAAGGTCCCCGCGAGCTCCGCCGGGCTTGGGTTTATGCCGTCATTGGCGAATGCCTGAACTGGCGCGGCGACTCCCACCGCGCCGAGCCCTATATCCTCGAAGCCTTTCGGCTCCGTTCCACTTATCGCGAAGGTTCCAGCTTCCGCAGCATCCTGCAACTCGCCATGGTCCATCGCGAGAGACGCGATTTTCAGGCCGCGCTCCGCCTGCTCTCCGTATCCCGGCACGTCGACCCACCCAATCGGACCGTGATGCATGATTTTCTGCTCGATCGTGAAGTGGCCCGGGTCCATCTCGCCGCTGGCAACTTTGAAGCCGCCTTTCCCTACTTGCGTTCTGCCCTCTCGCAAGCGCGGCGCTGGCGGCTCTCGGTACTCCCCACCGACTCCGCATTCCTCAACTTCGAAGCCCATCTCAATACAGAGATCTATCGCAGCTTTCTCGATACCCTCTGTGCTGGAAAGATCGCCCTCAATCAGAAGTCCTTGGCCGAGGAGTCGTTCTGGGTAGCAGAAGAAGCGCGCTTTGCTAGCATGCGGGCCGCACAGCTCCCGGCGGCGGCTTTCGCCGCTCGCATGCCGGGTGGTTATTGGGCCAAATTCGCGGAATTGCAAAAGCTGCAAACAGCGGCCATTCGAGGGGATAAGAACGCTTCTGCGGCGCTCGGCCAGACGGAGCGGGCCCTAAACCGCATCGAAATGGAATCGGGTCTCTCCATTCCTCAATCCTCTTCCCAAGGCACTCCCGCCATCGCCGACTGGAAGCGCAATCTCCCCGCCGATGAGGTGGTCTTCTCCTACTATCTGGCCGAACCCTTCTCCCTGGCCTGGGTGGCCGATTCTCGTGGAATTCACGTCCGCCGCATCGCTGGCCGCGCCCAGCTCGCCAAAATTATTGAACAATTTCGCGCAGAGATCTTGAATTCATCCCAAATCGGAACAAACAATACCGCTTTGGAACTAACTAGACAATTGTTTGGAGATTATTTGTACTCCCACCACACTATCCAGTACTGGACTATGGTGGTAGACCAAGAGCTTGCGGCTCTCCCGATCGCGGCCCTCCCTTCTGGGATGCCGCGTTCCCGTTTTCTAGTGGAAGATCATACCCTCCGCATTGTCCCGTCCGCCATTGCCCTCCAAAAACCAGCCGCGAGCCCCTGGCGCCGCCAGGCCGTCGGCATTGCCGATGCGGTATACAACCGGGCGGACACCCGGCTGGCGAGTCACCAGCAAAAACCCGCCGACCTTTTAGAACTCAGCCGGCTGCCAGCCTCGGCCCGTGAATTGCAGAAGAGCATGACCGTGATGCAGAGCAATCAATGGGCGACTCAAAGCTGGATGGGCACCGACGCCACCGGGCAACGCCTGCGCAATGCTCTGCTCGAATCGCCGGATATCATTCATCTCTCCACCCACTTCGTTTCCGATACGGCACATCCCCAGTTGCTGTCCATCGCGCTGACACCCTCTGCCGGGCGTCACTCGCTGTTTAGCTCTCTGGACTTGAATGGCTTGCGTACCAATACGAAGTTGATGGTGCTTTCCGGTTGTAGTTCCTCTTCCGGCGCTGCTGTTTCCGGCATCGCTATTAATGGCCTCGCTCGTGCCTGCCTCATCTCTGGCGCCAGCACAGTCCTCGCAACGCTTTGGCCCACGGTTGATTCCGATGGACCAATTTTTCCCGTCTTCTACGGTCATCTCCTTCAAAAGTCCTGGAACCAGCGCTCTGCTGCCGAGTCTTTACGCGCTGCCCAGCTTGAAATGATCCGCCGCGGAGGATGGTCATCCCGGCCAGCCTACTGGGCTGCCTATCTCGCAATCTCGAAGGGTTGA
- a CDS encoding LptA/OstA family protein, with protein sequence MRRVGPYLLVAVILGIAGYVWYTYQRQMAVQKRNTAAPPQPLPSTLNSKAQEFVYATSEGNRTVAELRAKDYREVKDPAHMELDQMELRLFHEDGKTFDLVKAEKGNYYPNEGRLASDSDVEVQMAVPLPGEESNGKVLGIKAKGASLEIKTGKMFSQGAVEFRFHQEGGEGTGHAMGAEYDPQTHELHLIRASYLRWQPKDPKVEAIEVESDEVRYKELESKVYLMPWSKMRKAKFSMEAAASEVSLQKGVIRHVAAADARGKDLTPKRQVDYAAKTLNVDFSAEGHVEKVIAEDEAKLVTTGESGKTNTTAKRIDLFFLVTQKESLLERALANGKAVVESTPAVKAGAPAGETKVLRSESIEMKMRPGGEEIQRVEVLAPGTLDFLPNRPGQRKRHMEGERMSIVYAANNQLELFKSTNVTTRTEPEITPAKKNGAPTLTWSKELEARFDPKSGEMVRLEQSGDFRYQEGERRAKSDRAVQETAQDRITMTGNARTWDSTGSTDAKEIILNQKTGEFIAIGNVRSIREGEKDAKTGKSGEVTQATAERMEMRDKNTKIHYEGNAVMWQGENRLRAPRIDIDRKLSQLRADGGIVHQMVDEKSAAAKKNGGVILTHVKASEMFYADLEKMVEYRGNVLMDRPGLEVKSHRLRAYLDNDDSEKFNEQPSGGVEKTFAYGDVKIVETGTTRVRKGHGETGEYYTADGKLVLEGGKPEMFDVVKGVEQRRTTGKQLTWFANNDKLIVDGEEKKPAVSNLQRKR encoded by the coding sequence ATGCGCCGCGTTGGACCCTATCTTCTGGTTGCCGTGATTCTTGGGATCGCGGGCTACGTCTGGTATACCTACCAGCGTCAGATGGCCGTCCAAAAACGGAACACGGCTGCTCCTCCTCAACCTCTTCCAAGCACGCTGAATTCCAAAGCGCAGGAGTTTGTCTACGCCACCTCAGAGGGCAACCGGACTGTCGCCGAGTTGCGGGCGAAAGACTACCGTGAGGTCAAGGATCCTGCCCATATGGAGCTCGACCAGATGGAGCTCCGCCTCTTTCATGAGGATGGGAAGACCTTCGACCTGGTGAAGGCCGAGAAGGGGAACTACTACCCGAACGAAGGCCGGCTGGCCAGCGACAGCGATGTCGAGGTGCAGATGGCCGTGCCGCTCCCCGGCGAGGAGAGCAACGGAAAAGTTCTGGGAATCAAGGCCAAGGGCGCGAGCCTGGAAATCAAGACCGGCAAGATGTTTAGTCAGGGTGCGGTGGAGTTCCGCTTCCATCAGGAAGGTGGCGAAGGAACTGGCCATGCGATGGGGGCGGAGTATGATCCACAAACCCACGAATTGCATCTGATTCGCGCTTCCTATCTGAGGTGGCAGCCCAAGGACCCGAAGGTGGAAGCCATTGAGGTGGAGAGCGACGAGGTTCGTTATAAGGAACTGGAGTCGAAGGTCTATCTGATGCCGTGGTCGAAGATGCGCAAGGCCAAGTTTTCGATGGAAGCGGCGGCTAGTGAAGTGAGCTTGCAGAAGGGCGTGATCCGGCATGTGGCTGCCGCCGATGCTCGTGGCAAGGACCTGACGCCGAAACGCCAGGTGGATTATGCCGCCAAAACGTTGAACGTGGATTTCTCTGCCGAAGGGCATGTCGAGAAAGTGATTGCCGAAGACGAGGCGAAGCTGGTGACCACCGGCGAGAGCGGCAAAACGAATACCACCGCCAAGCGCATCGACCTTTTCTTTTTGGTGACGCAGAAAGAGTCGCTGCTCGAGCGGGCGCTTGCCAATGGGAAGGCTGTGGTGGAATCGACACCTGCGGTGAAGGCGGGCGCCCCAGCGGGTGAGACCAAGGTGCTGCGCAGCGAGAGCATTGAGATGAAGATGAGGCCTGGCGGGGAAGAGATCCAGCGGGTGGAAGTGCTCGCTCCAGGGACTCTCGATTTTCTGCCGAACCGCCCCGGGCAACGCAAGCGGCACATGGAGGGTGAGCGCATGAGCATCGTCTATGCGGCAAACAATCAGTTGGAACTCTTCAAAAGTACGAACGTGACCACGCGGACGGAACCCGAAATCACGCCTGCGAAGAAGAACGGAGCGCCAACGCTCACCTGGAGCAAGGAACTCGAGGCGCGCTTTGATCCGAAATCGGGCGAGATGGTGCGTCTGGAGCAAAGCGGCGACTTCCGGTATCAGGAAGGCGAGCGGCGCGCAAAGTCCGACCGGGCAGTACAGGAAACGGCGCAAGATCGCATCACCATGACCGGAAACGCGCGGACCTGGGATTCCACCGGTTCGACGGATGCCAAAGAGATCATTCTGAATCAGAAGACCGGCGAGTTTATCGCGATTGGTAATGTGCGCAGCATTCGCGAGGGGGAAAAGGATGCAAAGACCGGCAAGAGTGGCGAGGTGACGCAGGCCACGGCGGAGCGTATGGAGATGCGTGACAAAAATACGAAGATCCACTACGAAGGCAATGCTGTGATGTGGCAAGGCGAGAATCGCCTGCGTGCGCCGCGCATCGATATCGATCGCAAGCTGAGCCAACTGCGCGCCGATGGGGGCATCGTGCACCAGATGGTGGATGAGAAGTCCGCGGCCGCAAAGAAGAATGGCGGCGTGATTCTCACTCACGTGAAGGCGAGCGAGATGTTCTATGCCGATTTGGAAAAGATGGTGGAATACCGGGGCAATGTCCTGATGGACCGGCCCGGGCTCGAAGTGAAATCGCATCGCCTGCGGGCCTATCTCGATAACGACGACAGCGAGAAGTTCAATGAACAGCCATCGGGTGGTGTGGAGAAGACCTTTGCCTATGGCGACGTGAAGATTGTCGAGACCGGAACTACTCGGGTCCGGAAGGGGCATGGCGAAACGGGCGAGTACTATACGGCGGATGGCAAGCTGGTGCTCGAAGGCGGCAAGCCGGAAATGTTCGATGTGGTGAAGGGTGTTGAACAGCGCCGCACCACCGGAAAACAACTGACCTGGTTTGCGAATAACGACAAATTGATTGTCGATGGCGAAGAGAAAAAACCTGCCGTCAGTAATCTGCAACGGAAGCGCTAA
- the lptB gene encoding LPS export ABC transporter ATP-binding protein — translation MRTLKTTELIKAYGGRRVVDGVSVSVEQGEVVGLLGPNGAGKTTSFYMIVGLVSPDSGRVMLDQEDVTDLAMYQRARQGISYLPQEPSVFRKLSVEENLLAILETLPLDGRKRRERMRDLIEQLGLEKVAKSKGYMLSGGERRRVEIARSLVIEPSFLLLDEPFSGIDPIQVLELQKIISDLKRQGIGILMTDHNVRETLAVTDRAYIINNGKIFRAGSPESLGRDPEVKRVYLGENFYLPDEPVRPN, via the coding sequence TTGCGCACATTGAAGACAACCGAACTGATTAAAGCCTATGGCGGACGCCGTGTCGTGGATGGGGTGTCAGTCTCGGTGGAGCAGGGAGAAGTGGTGGGATTGCTGGGCCCCAATGGAGCTGGCAAGACGACTTCCTTCTATATGATCGTGGGTCTGGTGAGTCCGGACAGCGGCCGGGTGATGCTCGATCAGGAAGATGTCACCGATCTGGCGATGTACCAGCGGGCGCGCCAGGGCATCAGCTATTTGCCGCAGGAACCGAGTGTCTTTCGCAAGCTGAGTGTCGAGGAGAACCTGCTCGCGATTCTCGAAACCTTGCCCCTCGATGGGCGCAAGCGGCGGGAGCGGATGCGCGATCTGATCGAGCAACTGGGCCTGGAGAAGGTGGCCAAGAGCAAGGGCTACATGTTGAGCGGCGGCGAGCGGCGGCGCGTGGAGATTGCCCGCAGCCTGGTGATTGAGCCGAGTTTTTTGCTGCTCGACGAGCCCTTCAGCGGTATCGATCCGATTCAGGTGCTGGAGTTGCAGAAGATTATCAGCGACCTGAAACGGCAGGGCATTGGGATTCTGATGACAGACCACAATGTGCGGGAAACGCTGGCGGTGACCGACCGGGCCTACATCATCAATAACGGGAAGATCTTCCGGGCGGGGAGCCCGGAATCCCTGGGCCGCGATCCGGAAGTGAAGCGCGTGTATCTCGGCGAGAATTTCTATTTGCCGGATGAGCCGGTTCGGCCGAACTGA
- a CDS encoding SRPBCC family protein produces the protein MSNSTQAPPAGNRELQLTRLIPATPEKVFRAWTEPELLKQWFAPLPYTTPHAEIDLRPGGSSFIIMKSPEGVELPNRGVYLEVVPNRRIVATDAYTSAWEPSQKPFITLILSFEPEGEHTRYTARVLHWSVEDCEAHEKMGFHQGWGQATDQLEAVVAKL, from the coding sequence ATGTCAAACTCTACACAAGCTCCCCCAGCAGGCAACCGCGAGTTACAACTCACCCGCCTGATCCCAGCCACCCCAGAAAAGGTATTCCGCGCCTGGACCGAACCGGAACTGCTCAAGCAATGGTTCGCCCCCCTCCCCTACACCACGCCGCACGCCGAAATCGACCTCCGTCCCGGCGGCTCCAGCTTTATCATCATGAAGAGTCCTGAGGGTGTCGAGCTTCCTAATCGCGGCGTCTATCTCGAAGTCGTTCCCAACCGGCGCATCGTCGCCACCGACGCCTACACCTCAGCCTGGGAACCCTCCCAAAAGCCCTTCATAACCCTGATCCTCAGCTTTGAGCCAGAAGGCGAGCACACCCGCTACACCGCCCGCGTCCTCCACTGGAGCGTCGAGGATTGCGAAGCGCATGAGAAAATGGGGTTCCACCAGGGATGGGGCCAAGCCACCGATCAGCTCGAAGCAGTTGTAGCCAAGCTCTAA
- a CDS encoding VOC family protein: MPNPRQIYLNLPTRNLVKAKAFFENLGFHFNLTFTDDKAACMIISDQAYVMLLLEPFFKTFTKNEICVTATHTEALIAISCDTRRAVDEMVQKALASGGKAAMESKDHGWMYTHSFYDLDGHHWELLWMDPAGMPAEKQ; this comes from the coding sequence ATGCCTAACCCCCGGCAGATCTACTTGAACCTGCCCACCCGGAACCTCGTCAAGGCCAAAGCCTTTTTTGAAAACTTAGGCTTCCACTTCAACCTGACCTTCACCGACGACAAGGCCGCTTGTATGATCATCAGTGATCAGGCCTACGTCATGCTCCTGCTCGAGCCCTTCTTCAAGACCTTCACCAAGAACGAAATCTGCGTCACAGCAACCCACACCGAAGCGCTGATCGCCATCTCTTGCGACACCCGGCGGGCCGTCGACGAAATGGTGCAAAAGGCGCTCGCCAGCGGTGGTAAAGCCGCCATGGAATCAAAGGACCACGGCTGGATGTACACCCACAGCTTCTACGATCTCGATGGTCACCATTGGGAATTGCTCTGGATGGACCCAGCGGGAATGCCGGCCGAAAAACAATAA
- a CDS encoding sigma-70 family RNA polymerase sigma factor, with amino-acid sequence MEAAQLEAHRAALTGHCYRMLGSAVDAEDAVQDTMLRAWKNLDSFDGRASLRTWLYKIATNVCLDSLANTSRRYRPIEEGPCGTVHDTLSARPRTHWLEPVADLRALPSDANPSELAILRQSIRLAFVSALQQLPPKQRAALLLTEVLGWSASEAAASLDTSIPAIHSALQRARATLASNKNAAPQPLSGDQNTLLNRYLTAFENYDIDSLVALLHEDATLSMPPYDLWLQGHDTIRTWLLGRGAGCRGSILRPTSASASPAFAQYRPHPAGGHTAFALIVLEIENDRVRAMNSFLDTETLFPLFGFPLQISNSFFAGHR; translated from the coding sequence ATGGAAGCCGCTCAACTCGAAGCTCACCGTGCCGCCCTCACCGGCCACTGCTACCGCATGCTTGGCTCGGCGGTCGATGCGGAAGACGCGGTGCAGGACACCATGCTCCGCGCCTGGAAGAATCTGGACAGTTTCGACGGTAGGGCCTCCCTCCGCACCTGGCTTTATAAGATTGCGACCAACGTTTGCCTCGACTCCCTAGCCAACACTTCCCGTCGCTATCGCCCCATAGAAGAGGGCCCTTGCGGAACTGTCCACGACACGCTCAGCGCCCGCCCACGCACCCATTGGCTCGAACCCGTTGCCGATCTCCGCGCCCTTCCCTCCGATGCCAACCCGTCCGAACTCGCCATCCTGCGCCAAAGCATCCGTCTCGCCTTCGTCTCGGCACTGCAACAACTCCCGCCCAAGCAGCGCGCGGCCCTGCTTTTAACAGAAGTATTGGGCTGGTCTGCCAGCGAAGCCGCCGCGAGCCTGGACACCTCCATCCCGGCAATCCACAGTGCGCTGCAACGCGCGCGAGCGACCTTGGCAAGCAACAAGAACGCTGCGCCGCAACCTCTCTCCGGAGATCAAAACACACTACTCAACCGCTATCTCACTGCTTTTGAGAATTACGACATCGATTCACTGGTCGCGCTACTCCATGAGGACGCAACGCTCTCCATGCCGCCCTACGACCTCTGGCTCCAGGGTCACGACACCATCCGCACCTGGCTGCTCGGCCGTGGCGCGGGCTGCCGCGGCTCCATCCTGCGGCCAACTTCCGCCAGCGCCTCCCCGGCTTTTGCCCAGTACCGCCCCCACCCTGCCGGGGGCCACACCGCCTTCGCGCTCATCGTGCTCGAGATCGAGAACGATCGAGTCCGGGCCATGAACTCTTTCCTGGACACCGAGACCTTGTTCCCCCTCTTCGGCTTTCCTCTTCAAATTTCCAACTCATTTTTTGCCGGGCACCGATGA
- a CDS encoding PQQ-binding-like beta-propeller repeat protein encodes MLSRILGLALLGIVASSSQELPDSYRKMCAACHGDNARGTDRGPNLIDTRSLRSRSEAQIRDIIRNGTRGGMPAFPLPAADLDTLSKVIRSWNASAFDANPAGDLEAGQKIFAGQCLSCHMVRGVGASNGPDLSNLGNEMTVREIEETLSNPSSRKGKRNGASCPSWAFCADDPWGVVTVQLKSGKSLRGFARSQGAHDLQLQDFNGKITLLTEKDYTRVDKEKGSYMPAYRGHDSEKRNLVAYLSRLNGIPEGPLPQESAPVSRADRDRVQKPAAGEWPGYHGLPSGNRHSELAQITTLNAAKLKPAWSYSLPHMSLQTTPLVVDGIMYVTGPNQVCALDSSTGREIWCYVRPRGDATKISGDAAKGAQRGAAILGDRVFFSTDDAHLIALNRHTGALMWQNYMPKGPGAFGATAAPLVVGDLVVAGIGGGDAPLRGFLAAYQATTGEEVWRFYTIPKRGEPASETWKGKAIETGGGATWLTGSYDPATDTLYWPTGNPYPDTDGDERIGDNLYTNCVLALDPKTGKLKWHFQFTPHDLWDWDATEPLVLVDAKFQGRDRKLLLQANRNGFFYVLDRTTGEFLLGTPFVKRLTWATGVDTKGRPMLAPNSKPTIGGILTCPAVRGATNWYSTAYNPATKLFYVMAVEDCNIYRQSGSWFVPYSDPANPAVKLLRALDIETGKVVWEVPQVGAPESNYSGVLSTAGGLLFYGQSGGDFAAADAKTGKTLWHFNTGQVWKASPMTYLVKGKQHVAIAAGGNILAFTLD; translated from the coding sequence ATGCTTTCTCGCATCCTTGGGTTGGCGCTGTTGGGGATTGTTGCTTCCTCGTCGCAAGAACTTCCAGACTCGTATCGCAAGATGTGTGCGGCCTGTCATGGCGACAATGCGCGCGGCACGGATCGCGGACCCAATTTGATCGACACGCGCTCCCTGCGTTCGAGGAGCGAGGCGCAGATTCGTGACATCATTCGCAACGGCACGCGCGGTGGGATGCCCGCCTTCCCTCTGCCTGCCGCCGATCTCGATACGCTCTCGAAGGTGATCCGATCCTGGAATGCATCGGCCTTTGATGCAAACCCCGCAGGTGATCTGGAGGCGGGGCAGAAGATCTTTGCGGGCCAGTGTCTGAGCTGCCATATGGTGCGCGGCGTTGGCGCCTCGAATGGCCCCGATCTATCGAATCTGGGCAACGAGATGACCGTGCGCGAGATCGAAGAAACGCTCAGCAACCCCAGCTCCCGCAAAGGGAAGCGCAATGGCGCTTCGTGCCCGAGCTGGGCCTTCTGTGCCGATGATCCCTGGGGCGTCGTCACGGTGCAATTGAAGAGCGGCAAGAGCCTGCGCGGCTTTGCACGCAGCCAGGGAGCGCATGATCTGCAGTTGCAGGACTTCAACGGCAAGATCACGCTGTTGACGGAGAAAGATTACACACGCGTCGACAAGGAAAAGGGCTCCTACATGCCCGCCTATCGCGGCCATGACAGCGAGAAGCGGAATCTGGTCGCTTATCTGAGCCGCTTGAACGGGATTCCGGAAGGACCGCTGCCGCAGGAGTCCGCGCCGGTGTCGCGTGCGGATCGGGATCGCGTACAGAAGCCCGCCGCGGGCGAGTGGCCCGGCTATCATGGCCTGCCGAGCGGCAACCGGCACAGCGAACTGGCTCAAATTACGACTTTAAATGCTGCGAAGCTGAAGCCGGCCTGGAGCTATTCGCTGCCGCACATGAGTCTGCAGACGACGCCGCTGGTGGTAGACGGCATCATGTACGTTACGGGGCCGAATCAGGTGTGTGCGCTCGACAGCAGTACGGGCCGCGAAATCTGGTGCTATGTGCGGCCGCGTGGGGATGCGACGAAGATTTCGGGCGATGCGGCCAAAGGCGCGCAGCGTGGCGCGGCCATCCTCGGAGATCGGGTGTTCTTCTCGACAGACGATGCCCATCTGATTGCCCTGAACCGGCATACTGGTGCGCTCATGTGGCAGAACTATATGCCGAAGGGGCCGGGTGCCTTTGGAGCCACCGCCGCCCCGCTGGTGGTGGGCGATCTGGTGGTGGCCGGAATTGGTGGCGGCGATGCGCCGCTGCGAGGATTCCTTGCCGCCTACCAGGCGACGACTGGCGAAGAGGTTTGGCGCTTCTATACGATCCCAAAGCGCGGCGAGCCTGCTTCTGAGACCTGGAAGGGAAAAGCGATCGAAACGGGCGGTGGCGCTACTTGGCTGACAGGTTCCTATGATCCGGCGACTGATACCTTGTACTGGCCTACAGGGAACCCTTATCCCGATACGGATGGCGATGAACGCATTGGCGATAACCTCTATACCAACTGCGTGCTGGCGCTCGATCCGAAGACTGGCAAGCTGAAGTGGCACTTCCAGTTCACCCCGCACGATCTGTGGGATTGGGATGCGACGGAGCCGCTGGTATTGGTGGACGCAAAGTTTCAGGGCCGTGATCGCAAGCTGTTATTGCAGGCAAACCGGAATGGCTTCTTTTATGTGTTGGATCGCACGACGGGGGAGTTCCTTTTAGGCACACCGTTTGTGAAAAGGTTGACCTGGGCTACAGGGGTGGATACAAAGGGACGACCAATGCTTGCACCCAACAGCAAACCGACGATTGGCGGCATTCTCACCTGTCCAGCTGTGCGTGGGGCAACAAACTGGTATTCCACCGCCTATAACCCGGCGACGAAGTTGTTCTACGTGATGGCTGTAGAGGACTGCAATATTTATCGGCAGAGCGGGAGCTGGTTTGTCCCATATAGCGACCCAGCCAATCCGGCGGTGAAGCTCCTGCGGGCGCTCGATATTGAGACCGGCAAGGTGGTGTGGGAAGTGCCGCAGGTGGGGGCTCCGGAGAGCAACTACTCGGGAGTGCTTTCGACGGCGGGTGGCTTGTTGTTCTATGGCCAGTCCGGCGGCGATTTTGCGGCTGCCGACGCGAAAACGGGCAAGACGCTGTGGCATTTCAATACGGGGCAGGTCTGGAAAGCGTCGCCAATGACCTATCTGGTGAAGGGTAAGCAGCATGTCGCGATTGCGGCAGGGGGCAACATTCTGGCCTTTACACTCGACTAG